CGACCCGGTTCTCTGGGACCCTCCAAAGAACGGATGGTGCAATACCAGCCCTTTGATTCGCAGAGGCTGGAGACGATCGCCATCTTCACAAACGCGCAGCCCCGCGTGGTAAGCCAGGTTCCCCCCGGCGCTAGTGCCCATTAAAAAACAACTGGACAGATCTGTAAATTCAGTGACCCACTCTTCTTTGGTGGAGGCGATCCAGTGCAACGCATCCACAGCATCGTCGTATGCCGCCGGGAGGCGGTGCTCGGGTGCTAGGCGGTACTCGAGGGAGACGACAATAGCTCGGAGCTGGAGAGCCATGCCGGAACAAAAGTCGTGGATGCTGGACGACGAGGCACTGAGGTAAAGGAAGCCGCCGCCGTGGTAGTAAAAAACGAGAGGGAGTTTAGAGGTGGGTAAATGGAGGGCTTCGCGGGGGAGGAATAGTCGAGCTGTGGTTCGGGTTTCCGGGTTTACAGGGACGTCTTTGGACAGGACCCGAGTCGCTGGCGAAGTCGGGTTGGGCTCGGCGGGTACGGTTGGGAATTGTTTCCGACGGGTGAACGTGCCATCCGGGTTGGAAATGATATTGGA
This region of Malus domestica chromosome 07, GDT2T_hap1 genomic DNA includes:
- the LOC139197861 gene encoding carboxylesterase 1-like, with product MSNIISNPDGTFTRRKQFPTVPAEPNPTSPATRVLSKDVPVNPETRTTARLFLPREALHLPTSKLPLVFYYHGGGFLYLSASSSSIHDFCSGMALQLRAIVVSLEYRLAPEHRLPAAYDDAVDALHWIASTKEEWVTEFTDLSSCFLMGTSAGGNLAYHAGLRVCEDGDRLQPLRIKGLVLHHPFFGGSQRTGSELAMADDPILSLPANDGAWSLALPVGSDRDHEYCNPTVGKESGDRYVGIREMGWRVLVTGCFGDPLIDRQMQLAKTLEKEGVRITTHFGNGFHGMEVSDPPKAQGLFVVLKNFMYTT